A single genomic interval of uncultured Pseudodesulfovibrio sp. harbors:
- the rfaE1 gene encoding D-glycero-beta-D-manno-heptose-7-phosphate kinase: protein MTRTQIHEAIGSLKGQKVMIVGDLMLDHYMMGGVDRISPEAPVPVVRVEKESSLLGGAGNVARNITALGGEAVLVSLIGNDEDGEKLNRLCDEAGIRTRLIRDSERPTTKKTRIIASNQQVVRVDQEHAAPLDQRELDELFSFLEPAVNEYPVIILSDYGKGFICQAFMDRFMALLDTCEKRPLVLVDPKTVNYDLYKGVDLLTPNTKEAGEGAGFPVKEQSSVLRAGQALFDRLQCNNLLITMSGDGMALFEGRETVRHIPTFARKVFDVTGAGDTVIATVALALSSGLDLLTACTLANYAAGVVVAQVGAATATPDDLFEVIEELPEPEVSVW, encoded by the coding sequence ATGACACGTACTCAGATTCACGAAGCCATAGGCAGTCTCAAGGGTCAGAAAGTGATGATCGTCGGCGATCTTATGCTTGACCATTACATGATGGGCGGGGTTGATCGTATTTCGCCCGAAGCGCCTGTCCCCGTGGTTCGTGTGGAAAAGGAATCTTCACTCCTTGGCGGTGCCGGAAACGTGGCCCGCAACATCACCGCTCTTGGCGGCGAAGCCGTGCTCGTCAGTCTCATCGGCAACGACGAAGACGGCGAAAAACTGAACCGTCTCTGCGATGAGGCCGGAATCCGGACCCGTCTTATTCGCGATTCGGAACGTCCGACCACCAAGAAGACCCGTATTATTGCGAGTAATCAGCAGGTTGTGCGTGTTGATCAGGAGCATGCCGCGCCGTTGGATCAGCGGGAACTCGACGAGTTGTTTTCCTTTCTGGAACCCGCAGTGAATGAGTATCCGGTCATCATTCTTTCCGATTACGGCAAGGGATTCATCTGTCAGGCATTCATGGATCGTTTCATGGCGTTGCTGGATACCTGCGAGAAAAGACCGCTCGTGCTTGTGGACCCGAAAACAGTCAACTACGACCTCTACAAAGGGGTGGACCTGCTGACACCGAATACCAAGGAAGCAGGGGAGGGCGCGGGTTTCCCGGTCAAGGAACAGTCATCTGTCCTTCGCGCCGGACAGGCTCTCTTCGACCGACTGCAATGCAATAATCTGCTCATCACCATGAGTGGCGACGGCATGGCCCTGTTTGAAGGACGCGAGACCGTGCGCCATATTCCGACCTTCGCCAGAAAGGTCTTCGACGTGACCGGGGCCGGTGATACCGTGATCGCCACGGTTGCGCTTGCCTTGTCGTCCGGTCTGGACCTGCTTACGGCCTGCACCCTTGCCAACTACGCAGCGGGGGTGGTTGTAGCTCAGGTCGGGGCTGCCACTGCTACGCCGGATGATCTCTTTGAGGTCATAGAGGAATTGCCCGAGCCTGAGGTGAGTGTCTGGTAA
- a CDS encoding ParB/RepB/Spo0J family partition protein has translation MTAGNRGLGRGLDALLGGVREDEQKTSDSSEVRMIPVADITPNPHQPRREFSVEALHDLSSSIKARGVLQPILIRPLGNDKYELVAGERRLRASKLAELTEIPTLVREMTDQESLAIALIENLQREDLNAIEEALGYRQLQQQFGLSQEELSRQVGKSRSAVANSLRLLNLPDDVQKDIQKGALSAGHGRAVMTVTDAEIQSELHRRIAENGLTVRQAEAQATFWKQNGRLPGAEEIGQPVSASKSAKPAAKPLDAKLETLQATLGELLDVKVKISGSPEKGKVTIGYGSEEGLRSFVEKLGLELG, from the coding sequence ATGACAGCGGGTAACAGAGGTCTGGGTCGCGGTTTGGATGCGCTGCTCGGCGGCGTGCGTGAGGATGAACAGAAAACGTCTGACTCTTCGGAAGTACGCATGATTCCCGTAGCCGATATTACCCCGAATCCGCATCAGCCGCGTCGGGAATTTTCGGTGGAGGCACTCCATGATCTGTCTTCTTCCATCAAGGCTCGCGGGGTATTGCAGCCTATTCTTATCCGGCCATTGGGCAATGATAAATATGAATTGGTGGCAGGTGAGCGGCGGCTTCGGGCATCAAAGCTTGCGGAATTGACTGAAATACCGACTCTGGTCCGTGAAATGACGGATCAGGAAAGTCTGGCCATCGCCCTTATTGAGAACCTGCAACGCGAGGATCTCAACGCCATTGAAGAGGCGCTGGGGTACCGTCAATTGCAGCAGCAGTTCGGCCTCAGTCAGGAAGAGCTTTCGCGGCAGGTGGGCAAGAGCCGTTCTGCCGTGGCCAATTCACTGCGTCTGCTCAATCTGCCTGATGATGTGCAGAAGGATATACAGAAGGGGGCTCTTTCCGCAGGGCACGGCCGCGCTGTGATGACTGTGACGGACGCGGAAATTCAGTCCGAACTGCACCGCCGTATAGCCGAGAACGGCTTGACTGTCCGTCAGGCCGAAGCGCAGGCTACTTTCTGGAAACAGAACGGCAGACTGCCCGGTGCGGAAGAGATCGGCCAGCCTGTTTCGGCCTCCAAATCGGCCAAACCAGCAGCCAAACCGCTTGATGCGAAGCTTGAAACGCTTCAGGCTACCCTCGGTGAATTGCTTGATGTTAAGGTCAAGATTTCCGGTTCACCTGAAAAGGGTAAGGTTACAATTGGTTATGGGAGCGAGGAAGGATTGCGGTCATTTGTGGAAAAACTCGGTCTGGAGCTTGGTTAG